From Candidatus Methanomethylophilaceae archaeon:
ACTAGAAAAGGCAATCCATGGAACAAATACAATCTGCGCAACGTGCTCCACAACCCGGTATACGCAGGTTTCATGCGCTGGGAGGAGCTTTTCATAAGGCATACTGCGGACACCATCCTTACCCCTGACGAATTCAACGATCTCCAGATCAGGATGGCCGCAAAAGACCGCAATAAGCGTACCCCTGCCAACGCCATCCCGGAATGCTGCTACAGATGAACTAAACATTTGTTGAGCTTTCAATACAATATTATAACTAAAGCATGATTCGGGCTAAGATAACTATGAAACTCGAACAGAAGAAAAAGGTTCTGGCTTTCGCCATGGTAGGCATCATGATCGTCGTCGCGCTCACTGCCGCTGTCGCGGTGCTCGTCTGATGGCGAAGGTTGCGGCAGTTACCGGCGCATCTTCCGGGATCGGCGCCGAGTTCTGCCGCGCACTGGATGCCGAAGATCTCGATGAGATTTGGATGATATCCAGACGCGCGGATGCCATGGAGGGGATTGCCTCCGGCATCCGCACGAAATGCCGCATAATCCCGATCGATCTTTCCGATGAAAACGGAAGGGACAGGTTGGCAACCATAATCCAAACAGAAAAACCCGACATTCGCTATGCGATCGGATGCGCCGGCCTCGGACGCTTCGGGGACAGTTTCTCGATCCCCAAAGAGCAGACGCGTTCCATGATCGAGGTGAACATCTCCTCTACGGTGGAATTCGTATCCATGTGCATCCCGTTCATGGGCAGAGGGTCGCATATTATAGTCCTGTGCTCCGAAGCCGCATACGTCGCCGCCTACAGGCTGGGCGTATACGCAGCATCCAAAGCTTTCGTGAGGAGCTATCTGGATTCTTTGAGGTACGAGGTCGAGAATAAGGGGATATCGGTTCTAGAGGTATCCCCGGGATGGGTAGACACGCCGTTCATAGACGGCGCCAGATCGAGCTTCGACGCTCCGCCCAAAGTGTTCGGCGGCACCGTCACCAAAGAGGCGGTCGTGAAGAAGGCGATGGAAGATTGCGCCTCCGGCAGAAAAAGATCCGTATGCGGATTCGCCACCCGCACGA
This genomic window contains:
- a CDS encoding SDR family NAD(P)-dependent oxidoreductase; this encodes MAKVAAVTGASSGIGAEFCRALDAEDLDEIWMISRRADAMEGIASGIRTKCRIIPIDLSDENGRDRLATIIQTEKPDIRYAIGCAGLGRFGDSFSIPKEQTRSMIEVNISSTVEFVSMCIPFMGRGSHIIVLCSEAAYVAAYRLGVYAASKAFVRSYLDSLRYEVENKGISVLEVSPGWVDTPFIDGARSSFDAPPKVFGGTVTKEAVVKKAMEDCASGRKRSVCGFATRTIISLATHFPRFSSYYWRRLWKRWDRFAPSIGGRNEASRVNSYPPLRTGCCIA